A region of Jonquetella anthropi DSM 22815 DNA encodes the following proteins:
- the rpsT gene encoding 30S ribosomal protein S20, giving the protein MPNKKSAIRRVRTSERNRLYNRYWKSRCKTAVKRVLESVAAGDSELAVKRLDAAQSVLDKAVVKGVIHKNTAARRKSRLSNKVKSLNA; this is encoded by the coding sequence GTGCCTAACAAGAAATCAGCGATCAGGCGAGTTCGGACGTCAGAGCGCAACCGGCTTTACAACCGTTACTGGAAGAGCCGCTGCAAGACGGCCGTCAAGCGCGTGCTTGAGTCCGTTGCCGCTGGCGACAGCGAGCTGGCCGTCAAGCGTCTGGACGCGGCCCAGTCGGTGCTGGACAAGGCCGTTGTGAAGGGCGTTATCCACAAGAACACCGCTGCCCGCCGCAAGTCCAGACTGTCCAACAAGGTTAAAAGCCTGAACGCTTAA
- a CDS encoding ATP-dependent DNA helicase: MEDIFGSDGLLSMGMPEFEVREGQGELADAISQFLLSDERVFAAEAPTGTGKTYAVMVPAMLWAQRYGRRLLVLTSSVTLQEQLADKDIPALQAALGLELRCCLLKGRGHYACLRKALSLGDEGFLSFDGDDGQLSQRIVAWSGETETGDLAELSLSANHPVLARIVSSHQTCLGKLCPCRDRCFYRRAMRRASESDVVVSNYHKYFAYRLDGEEFPIPCDLIVCDEAHAMSASARSVAAVSSRRGEWDHVLRHVPPAVKSLLETSEGDSEKALADVLTSLRAQAEELFLYLQLPQPENSPNNPYSDRVLASGGELTGGASRLAERVLSHPAAEDDEGNLPAVQWALGLSDMARRLNQCCDTSRWPEWAYWHDHESLKCSPVTGAPMISEVLDTPDAPKIVAVSATMTVDGKFNFWAAETGLWPDETRIMPSPFNLSEQMSVHVVDLGVRVMDREYGERVAKVCRRYCVRNKGATLVLLSSRRLLESVAGYLKGHASADGYCVLAQGDKPSAELLAQFRKNDGEAKVLVGLASFREGVDVAGDALTQVIIDRIPFSHPDDPIVQARRALEGGKYFTAVELPGAKMRLRQAMGRLIRSKTDHGRVVILDSRITQKQQWKFIDSLPPAPLKRVVVKTAPSC; encoded by the coding sequence ATGGAAGATATTTTCGGCTCTGACGGGCTGCTGTCAATGGGCATGCCGGAGTTTGAGGTGAGGGAAGGACAGGGCGAACTGGCCGACGCAATCAGCCAGTTTCTTCTTTCGGACGAAAGAGTCTTTGCCGCCGAGGCTCCGACCGGCACGGGGAAAACCTACGCGGTCATGGTGCCGGCGATGCTTTGGGCGCAGCGGTACGGGCGGCGGCTCCTCGTCCTGACTTCCAGCGTGACGCTTCAGGAGCAGCTGGCGGATAAGGATATCCCAGCGCTGCAGGCCGCCCTTGGCCTCGAGCTGCGGTGCTGTCTGCTGAAGGGCAGAGGACACTACGCTTGTCTGCGAAAAGCCCTGTCGCTTGGCGACGAGGGCTTTCTGTCGTTTGACGGTGATGACGGCCAATTGTCCCAACGAATCGTCGCGTGGAGCGGCGAGACGGAGACGGGGGACTTGGCCGAACTGTCGCTGTCGGCGAATCATCCGGTCCTCGCCCGAATCGTCTCAAGCCACCAGACCTGTCTGGGAAAGCTCTGTCCGTGCCGGGACCGATGCTTCTACCGCCGGGCGATGCGTCGGGCGTCCGAGAGCGACGTGGTGGTGTCAAACTATCACAAGTATTTCGCGTACCGGCTCGACGGCGAGGAATTTCCGATTCCCTGCGACCTAATTGTCTGCGATGAGGCTCACGCCATGTCGGCGTCCGCCCGGTCCGTTGCGGCGGTTTCGTCACGGCGTGGGGAATGGGATCACGTCCTGCGCCACGTCCCGCCGGCGGTCAAAAGCCTTTTGGAGACGTCCGAAGGCGATTCGGAAAAGGCGCTGGCTGACGTCTTGACGTCACTTCGAGCTCAGGCGGAAGAGCTTTTCTTGTACCTTCAGCTTCCTCAGCCGGAAAATTCGCCGAACAACCCCTACAGCGACCGCGTTCTGGCGTCCGGCGGCGAGCTGACTGGCGGCGCGTCAAGGCTGGCTGAACGCGTTTTGTCCCACCCGGCCGCAGAGGACGACGAGGGGAATCTGCCGGCCGTCCAGTGGGCACTTGGCCTTTCTGACATGGCCCGGCGGCTGAACCAGTGCTGTGATACGTCCCGATGGCCCGAGTGGGCGTACTGGCACGATCACGAAAGCCTGAAGTGTTCGCCGGTCACAGGGGCGCCGATGATTTCTGAGGTATTGGATACGCCTGACGCCCCGAAGATCGTGGCCGTGTCGGCTACCATGACGGTGGACGGAAAGTTCAACTTTTGGGCTGCAGAGACGGGACTGTGGCCTGATGAGACTCGGATTATGCCGTCGCCGTTCAATTTATCGGAGCAGATGTCAGTGCACGTGGTCGACTTAGGGGTCCGTGTCATGGACCGGGAATACGGTGAGCGGGTGGCGAAAGTATGCCGCCGGTACTGCGTCAGGAACAAAGGGGCAACGCTCGTTCTCCTGTCGTCGCGGCGGCTGCTTGAAAGCGTCGCTGGATATTTGAAAGGTCACGCCTCTGCCGACGGCTATTGCGTGCTCGCCCAAGGGGACAAGCCGAGCGCCGAGCTGCTTGCCCAGTTCCGGAAAAACGACGGGGAAGCGAAGGTGCTCGTCGGGCTAGCGTCGTTTCGGGAAGGCGTAGACGTGGCGGGCGACGCTCTGACGCAGGTCATCATCGATCGGATTCCCTTTTCGCACCCTGACGATCCGATAGTCCAAGCGCGCCGAGCCCTTGAGGGCGGAAAGTACTTCACCGCCGTCGAGTTGCCTGGGGCGAAAATGAGGCTTCGTCAGGCCATGGGACGGCTGATTCGATCGAAAACAGACCACGGCCGAGTCGTTATTCTGGACTCGCGGATCACTCAGAAACAGCAGTGGAAGTTCATCGACTCTCTACCGCCTGCTCCTTTGAAAAGAGTCGTGGTGAAGACGGCACCTTCCTGTTGA
- the rpmH gene encoding 50S ribosomal protein L34 yields MKQTFQPHNRPRKRSMGFLARSRSVGGRAVLANRRAKGRKRLAV; encoded by the coding sequence ATGAAACAGACTTTTCAGCCTCACAACCGGCCTCGGAAACGGTCCATGGGATTTTTGGCCCGGAGCCGCTCTGTCGGCGGGCGGGCCGTTTTGGCGAATCGTCGGGCCAAAGGCCGCAAGCGGCTTGCAGTGTAA
- a CDS encoding ribonuclease P protein component yields the protein MQCNLRTPFSYPKEIRLRKSWEFDTVFRTKGRLRGQLVRLLYVQAPDGKTRWGLAVGKRLAKANGRVHGRRLLREAIRRLHPWVRQGLWIVASLSETGLTAPAPLVYQDLRRLLLSRGLLTDVPAEPLWNP from the coding sequence TTGCAGTGTAACCTAAGGACGCCGTTCTCGTATCCCAAAGAGATCCGACTCAGAAAATCCTGGGAGTTTGACACGGTCTTCCGCACCAAGGGGCGGCTTCGCGGCCAGTTGGTGCGGTTGCTCTATGTTCAGGCCCCTGACGGGAAGACCCGGTGGGGGCTGGCGGTTGGAAAGCGGCTCGCAAAAGCCAACGGACGGGTTCATGGCCGCCGGCTTCTGCGGGAGGCCATTCGCCGGCTTCACCCGTGGGTTCGGCAGGGACTGTGGATTGTCGCTTCCCTGTCAGAAACGGGATTGACTGCGCCGGCGCCTTTGGTGTATCAAGATTTGCGCCGGCTTTTATTGAGCCGCGGATTGTTGACCGATGTTCCGGCTGAGCCTCTCTGGAATCCTTGA
- the yidD gene encoding membrane protein insertion efficiency factor YidD translates to MFRLSLSGILERVLSGCIRFYQLGISPLLGRGKCRFFPSCSEYARQAIQLHGPLKGLWLALKRIVRCGPWSPGGYDPVPKPGEGTTTVKER, encoded by the coding sequence ATGTTCCGGCTGAGCCTCTCTGGAATCCTTGAAAGAGTTCTGTCTGGCTGCATTCGGTTTTATCAGCTCGGCATTTCACCGCTGTTGGGACGCGGAAAGTGTCGTTTTTTCCCCAGCTGTTCAGAGTACGCTCGTCAGGCGATACAGTTGCACGGCCCGTTGAAGGGCCTGTGGCTTGCCTTAAAGCGTATTGTACGATGCGGTCCTTGGTCTCCCGGCGGCTATGATCCAGTGCCGAAACCGGGCGAGGGGACGACAACCGTTAAGGAGAGGTGA
- a CDS encoding YidC/Oxa1 family membrane protein insertase — protein MNAVWAAASKALYDFLSLIYSVVGSWGWAILILTLIIRAVLHPLNKKQMVSMQKMQKLQPRIKVLQEKYANDRETLGRETMALYRENKVNPASGCLPLLIQLPILILLFQVLRTSSFGGASFFGISLEGSVYTQLAQATGFAFNNPSELGFFALMSHVFKNPSGLSNVLIWLPNLALVILICYLTWLQQKMSSAGNQQMGAMLVFMPILMAFICLSLPGGVALYWAASSLLAAIQQIQVVRKVENEEKPVLLKDRPKKESD, from the coding sequence GTGAATGCCGTGTGGGCAGCAGCCAGCAAAGCCTTATATGATTTTCTTTCGTTGATTTACAGCGTGGTCGGCTCATGGGGATGGGCAATCCTCATTCTGACGCTGATCATCCGCGCTGTTCTGCACCCGCTGAACAAGAAGCAGATGGTCAGCATGCAGAAGATGCAGAAGCTTCAGCCGCGAATTAAGGTCCTTCAGGAAAAGTACGCCAATGACCGGGAAACTCTCGGCCGGGAGACGATGGCGCTTTACCGGGAGAACAAGGTGAACCCGGCTTCTGGGTGCCTTCCCCTGCTGATTCAGCTGCCTATCCTTATTCTGCTGTTTCAGGTCCTTCGCACGTCCTCCTTTGGCGGCGCGTCGTTCTTCGGCATTTCGCTCGAAGGATCGGTGTACACGCAGCTGGCTCAGGCGACCGGCTTTGCGTTTAATAACCCGTCTGAACTGGGATTCTTCGCTCTGATGAGCCACGTCTTCAAGAATCCGTCAGGGCTGTCGAACGTCCTGATCTGGCTGCCCAACTTGGCCCTTGTGATTTTGATCTGCTACCTCACGTGGCTTCAGCAGAAGATGAGCTCGGCTGGAAACCAGCAGATGGGCGCCATGCTCGTTTTTATGCCCATCCTGATGGCGTTTATCTGCCTGAGTTTGCCCGGCGGCGTCGCCCTGTACTGGGCCGCGTCGAGCCTGCTGGCGGCCATTCAGCAGATTCAAGTTGTCCGAAAGGTGGAGAACGAGGAGAAGCCAGTTCTTCTGAAGGACCGTCCGAAGAAGGAAAGCGATTGA
- a CDS encoding R3H domain-containing nucleic acid-binding protein gives MTDEVISQNDEILTLEGGSEDEIRAEAARQWGVSPDEVTIKVVDQEKSFFGLFGRKLRAEVRPLYPCPVRAAKKRLETLFGLMDFDLDASVLGDDKINLSGYDSKRLIGRHGEGLKVVDYLSNLMSRSQGIGGRVRVDCDGYRRQREKELEQIALDAAQEAMKSKRTVFLEPMSSWERRLVHLALRESLVVETHSVGIEPHRKVAVRLIGSGRDRERPASAESEAPRRPHRRPRRRPAQNN, from the coding sequence ATGACCGACGAAGTGATATCTCAAAACGACGAGATACTGACTCTTGAAGGCGGCTCGGAGGATGAAATTCGCGCCGAGGCAGCCCGCCAGTGGGGCGTTTCCCCTGACGAAGTAACGATTAAAGTGGTTGATCAGGAGAAGAGCTTTTTTGGGCTGTTCGGCCGCAAGCTCCGCGCCGAGGTCCGTCCGCTCTATCCCTGCCCTGTCAGGGCCGCGAAGAAGCGGCTGGAAACGCTTTTCGGCCTGATGGACTTTGACCTTGACGCGTCTGTGCTCGGCGACGACAAAATCAACCTGTCGGGATACGACTCAAAGCGCCTGATCGGGCGCCACGGAGAAGGGCTGAAAGTGGTCGACTACTTGTCGAACCTGATGTCCCGTTCGCAGGGAATCGGTGGCCGAGTGAGAGTCGACTGTGACGGCTACAGGCGCCAGAGGGAAAAAGAGCTGGAGCAGATAGCCCTTGACGCGGCTCAGGAAGCTATGAAGAGCAAGCGGACGGTCTTCTTGGAGCCGATGTCGAGCTGGGAGCGTCGGTTGGTCCATCTGGCGCTGCGGGAGAGCCTCGTTGTGGAAACCCATTCGGTGGGGATTGAGCCGCACAGGAAAGTCGCTGTTCGTCTGATCGGCTCGGGCCGAGACCGCGAAAGACCGGCTTCAGCTGAGTCCGAGGCGCCGCGGCGCCCGCATCGCCGGCCAAGACGCCGTCCAGCTCAGAATAACTAA